Proteins co-encoded in one Podospora pseudoanserina strain CBS 124.78 chromosome 7 map unlocalized CBS124.78p_7, whole genome shotgun sequence genomic window:
- a CDS encoding uncharacterized protein (EggNog:ENOG503P5QV) produces MTQYRQYLTGNTSAVERDILGGGGANTVLTQPVIQCVLNSTSEHVKNGMTAAQVLLGVMPNVLAVMGPSTEEMSMLANVARRPLLALMRAAGSPSVYFSRAFEYHDPAQILHDHPSRLPQWRPSMWYYKLSISMAEYIIALATIANIATLNWELGVKATCTLWTNRTFGPTIWALLGLVVHIFGTIGPKKEVLAAVKRKEESAFHIRERLAPAGGWISSIPRRLLGLLKTESIPSASEGYDVRIVTFQESKLFLDTAWVESMATVLHIIFGT; encoded by the exons ATGACCCAATACCGACAATACCTTACTGGGAACACATCTGCCGTCGAACGTGACATTCTCGGTGGGGGTGGAGCCAACACTGTGTTGACACAGCCTGTCATCCAATGTGTCCTGAACAGCACGAGCGAGCATGTCAAAAATGGCATGACAGCAGCCCAGGTTCTCCTCGGCGTCATGCCCAACGTCCTCGCTGTGATGGGTCCTTCGACCGAGGAAATGAGCATGCTCGCGAATGTAGCACGGCGACCTCTCCTCGCACTCATGCGTGCCGCCGGATCGCCCAGCGTGTACTTCAGCCGGGCCTTTGAATACCATGATCCCGCCCAGATCCTCCACGACCACCCGAGCAGACTCCCACAGTGGCGCCCAAGCATGTGGTACTACAAGCTGTCCATCTCCATGGCCGAATACATCATCGCCCTGGCTACCATAGCCAACATTGCTACTCTCAACTGGGAGCTCGGCGTCAAGGCCACATGTACCCTGTGGACGAATCGCACCTTCGGGCCAACGATATGGGCACTGCTAGGCCTGGTCGTACACATTTTCGGAACCATAG GTCCAAAGAAAGAGGTTCTCGCGGCAGTCAAGAGAAAGGAAGAGTCGGCCTTTCATATTCGAGAGAGGCTCGCGCCGGCAGGCGGATGGATTTCGAGCATTCCCAGGCGCTTGCTCGGCCTTCTCAAGACAGAGTCCATACCGAGTGCCTCGGAAGGCTATGACGTGCGCATCGTCACCTTCCAAGAGAGCAAGCTCTTTTTGGACACGGCCTGGGTTGAATCCATGGCCACCGTCCTTCATATCATCTTCGGGACCTGA